In a single window of the Mesoplodon densirostris isolate mMesDen1 chromosome 16, mMesDen1 primary haplotype, whole genome shotgun sequence genome:
- the DEFB128 gene encoding beta-defensin 128, with protein MKLFLVLIILLFEVSKDAARHRKCFSNISGYCRKKCKLGETYEIACVNGKLCCINEDEKRQYQQVTEPPEPSRKPDLKLDYAVLPTVTLSTIPL; from the exons ATGAAGCTGTTTCTGGTTCTCATTATTCTGCTGTTTGAGGTATCCAAAG ATGCAGCACGACACAGAAAATGCTTTAGTAACATATCAGGTTACTGCAGGAAGAAATGCAAACTGGGAGAAACATATGAAATAGCATGTGTAAATGGAAAATTATGTTGTATTAATGAAGATGAAAAGAGACAATATCAACAAGTCACAGAGCCACCTGAACCTTCAAGGAAGCCTGATTTGAAGTTGGACTATGCTGTCTTACCCACTGTCACACTTAGCACAATTCCACTATAA